One genomic region from Diabrotica undecimpunctata isolate CICGRU chromosome 9, icDiaUnde3, whole genome shotgun sequence encodes:
- the LOC140450428 gene encoding uncharacterized protein isoform X1, with protein sequence MNQRDVKQEVFEDSCIRHSKENDQDNFMPNEIKIHPQNDLYETKAEIDNNDIKIEESKDERVDNKQMHKEVIEDKMEFKEELEDFNHGHQGNQLSTSVDLDVLKLETEQKDSSGFHFDKNGKDILKTLPINLGNEEKSPIKCEVSCTQFYQRGHLNNCFRTHTGERPYRCEICFHKFSEENHLNVHMKVHKEEKSYKCEFCLKQFSQREHLTEHLRVHTREIPYQCEVCFKQFSKKKNLNVHVKIHTEDKLYKCNICLKHFSQRRNLKVHLRLHTGEKPYKCEICFNQFSRKSHLNLHMKVHSGEKPHQCEICFKQFTHSAVLKRHLGVHTGEKPYKCEICFKQFREAPNLKTHLRLHTGEKPYQCDICFKQFNKKINLDVHVKIHTGEKPYKCETCFKQFTQQSSLIKHIKVHTGEKPHQCEICFKQFAHSGHLKRHLRVHTGEKICKCEICFKQFSEKGTLKAHIRLHTGEKPYKCEICLSQFNQKSHLNVHLNTKDKGFCKKRPLKMHSYKKTKSNLDLDVKVDTGKKPYQCEICFKQFVRSGHLKIHLRVHTGEKPYRCEICFHHFSNKSNLNVHMNVHTKDKPPINGEIL encoded by the exons ATGAACCAAAGAGATGTTAAACAAGAAGTATTTGAAGATAGTTGTATACGCCATTCAAAAGAAAATGATCAAGATAATTTTATGCCAAATGAGATTAAGATACATCCTCAAAATGACTTATATGAAACAAAAGCTGAAATAGACAATAACGATATAAAAATTGAGGAAAGTAAAGATGAAAGGGTCGATAATAAGCAAATGCATAAAGAAG TTATAGAAGATAAGATGGAATTTAAGGAAGAGTTGGAAGATTTTAATCATGGACATCAAGGAAATCAGTTATCCACATCAGTAGATCTTGATGTATTGAAGCTTGAAACAGAACAAAAAGATAGCTCAG gTTTTCACTTTGATAAAAATGGAAAGGACATTCTAAAAACATTACCTATTAATTTGGGTAATGAGGAAAAGAGTCCAATAAAATGTGAAGTTAGCTGTACGCAGTTTTACCAAAGAGGAcatttgaacaattgtttcagaacacacactggagaaagaCCTTACAgatgtgaaatttgttttcacAAATTTAGTGAAGAAAATCATTTAAATGTGCATATGAAAGTTCACAAGGAAGAAAAATCTTATAAATGTGAATTTTGCTTAAAACAGTTTTCTCAAAGAGAACATCTGACAGAGCATTTAAGAGTGCATACTAGAGAAATACCTTATCAATGTGAAGTTTGCTTTAAACAGTTtagtaagaaaaaaaatttaaatgtgcaTGTGAAAATTCACACTGAAGACAAACTGTATAAATGTAACATTTGTTTGAAGCATTTTTCTCAAAGAAGAAATTTGAAAGTTCATTTGAgattacacactggagaaaaaccatacaagtgtgaaatctgTTTTAATCAGTTTAGTAGAAAAAgtcatttaaatttacatatgaAAGTTCACAGTGGAGAGAAACCTCATcaatgtgaaatttgctttaagcagtttactcaCAGTGCggttttgaaaagacatttgggagtgcacactggcgaaaaaccttacaagtgtgaaatttgttttaagcaatttagagAAGCAcctaatttgaaaacacatttgaggtTGCACACGGGAGAAAAACCTTATCAATGTGACATTTGCTTTAaacaatttaacaaaaaaattaatttagatGTGCATGTGAAAATTCACACTGGTGAgaaaccttataaatgtgaaacttgctttaagcagtttactcaGCAAAGCAgtttaataaagcatataaaagtTCACACTGGGGAGAAACCTCATcaatgtgaaatttgctttaagcagtTTGCTCACAGTGGgcatttgaaaagacatttgagagtgcacacagGCGAAAAAATttgcaagtgtgaaatttgttttaaacaatttagtgaAAAAGGTACTTTAAAAGCACATATAAggttgcacactggagaaaaaccttataagtgtgaaatttgtctttCCCAATTTAACCAAAAAAGTCATTTAAATGTGCATTTGAACACTAAAGATAAaggtttttgtaaaaaaagacCATTGAAAATGCAtagttataaaaaaactaaaagtaaTTTAGATTTGGATGTGAAAGTTGACACTGGGAAGAAACCTTatcaatgtgaaatttgttttaagcagtttgttCGTAGTGGgcatttgaaaatacatttgagagtgcacaccgGCGAAAAACCTTAcaggtgtgaaatttgttttcatcaTTTTAGTAACAAAAGTAATTTAAATGTGCATATGAACGTTCATACTAAAGATAAACCTCCAATTAATGGagaaatattatga
- the LOC140450427 gene encoding uncharacterized protein, whose amino-acid sequence MNHTDVKQEVFEDSCIGHSKENEQDDLMPNEIKNQPQNYLYQTKTEIDIKNIKIEESKDQSVDNMQMHKKVMEGKMEIKDELEEFNHGNQENQLSTSVDLDILKLETKQNDSSGCHTDKNGMEVLETLPILFGNKEKSPLKCEVCLKQFSKRSHLNDHFRTHTGEKPFQCEICFKAYVQKSNLIKHMKVHTGEKPHQAHQCKICSKRFVQSGNLKRHLRVHTGEKPYKCEICFKQFKAASDVKGHLRFHTGEKPYKCEICFHHFFLKCNLDLHMKVHTGEKPHQCEICFKRFVQSGQLKRHLRVHTGEKPYKCEICFKQFRDASDLKRHLRLHTGEKPYRCEICFHQFIKKCDLGLHMKVHTGEKPYQCEICFKRFVQSGILKRHLRVHTNEKPYKCEICFKQFKEARYLKVHMRLHIGEKA is encoded by the exons ATGAACCACACGGATGTTAAACAAGAAGTATTTGAAGATAGTTGTATAGGCCATTcaaaagaaaatgaacaagatgATCTTATGCCAAATGAGATTAAGAATCAGCCTCAAAATTACTTATATCAAACAAAAACTGAAATAgacattaaaaatataaaaattgaggAAAGTAAAGACCAAAGCGTTGATAATATGCAAATGCATAAGAAAG TTATGGAAGGTAAGATGGAAATTAAGGATGAGTTGGAAGAATTTAATCATGGAAATCAAGAGAATCAGCTATCCACATCAGTAGATCTTGATATTTTGAAGCTTGAAACCAAACAAAATGATAGCTCAG gTTGTCACACTGATAAAAATGGAATGGAAGTTCTAGAGACATTGCCTATTCTTTTTGGTAATAAGGAAAAGAGTCCATTAAAATGTGAAGTTTGCTTGAAGCAGTTTTCCAAAAGATCGCATTTGAACGATCATTTCAgaacgcacactggagaaaaaccttttcaatgtgaaatttgctttaaggcaTATGTTCAGAAAAGCAATTTAATAAAGCATAtgaaagttcacactggagagAAACCTCATCAAGCTCATCAATGCAAAATTTGCTCTAAGCGGTTTGTTCAAAGTGGTAATTTGAAACGACATTTGCGAGTGCACACCggcgaaaaaccttacaagtgtgaaatttgttttaagcaatttaaagcAGCAAGTGATGTGAAAGGACATTTGAGatttcacactggagaaaaaccttacaagtgtgaaatttgttttcatcatttttttttaaaatgtaatttagATTTGCATAtgaaagttcacactggagaaaaacctcatcaatgtgaaatttgctttaagcggTTTGTTCAAAGTGGGcaattgaaaagacatttgagagtgcacaccggcgaaaaaccttacaagtgtgaaatttgttttaagcaatttagagATGCAAgtgatttgaaaagacatttgaggttgcacactggagaaaaaccttacaggtgtgaaatttgttttcatcaatttattaaaaaatgtgaTTTAGGTTTGCATAtgaaagttcacactggagaaaaaccttatcaatgtgaaatttgctttaagcggTTTGTTCAAAGTGGgattttgaaaagacatttgagagtgcacactaacgagaaaccttacaagtgtgaaatttgttttaagcaatttaaagaGGCACGTTATTTGAAAGTACATATGAGGTTGCACATTGGAGAAAAGGCTTAA